The Hypanus sabinus isolate sHypSab1 chromosome 2, sHypSab1.hap1, whole genome shotgun sequence DNA segment GGAaagcaagctgttacccatgcagtaggctccccctctccacccagctgatgaatccaagggAACATCAAAGACCAattcagtttggtaccagcaatgTCACagtagttgccagtcagcattgaactcaacatagctCTGCTTTCGGGACTCTAGGTCTGGATATTTTCTTGGTtgtactcccaaagccttcttcTTGAGTGAGTATAGCCacgaggcagtggaggtttgagatcagagttttccttctcctagatgagctaccaaccaCAGCTAACAAGCGCCATCtgctgaagcgactggttttattGTACCAGTAAtccacctttgtcccttctcctttcATTGGAAATAGCTCCGCTAGGCTTTGTAGCTAAAACACATGTGAAGGTCAGTAGCTGGACTAggtagtcagaggctatttgagatgcatgccatttaataggtagtggaagctCATCCCCACTGACATCCCCCACCCCTTACCCCTGGCTATGACAGAGTTATGGAGCCAAAACACTGTCTACTCTATCAATTTCCCTCATTCTGTAACCTTAACTTGCTAAATTTCAAGGAGAAAAAATACTGAGTTGGTGCAATCTCATACTTCAAATCTCAGAGTCCAGGACCTATCATGTTGTTTTCTCTTCGATGTATCTTTTCTATTACATGGTGCCTTTTCTGAAAGTAACCTTTCTACTTTTCCATGATATTTTCATAGCCTTGTAGCTTGTTCCTTCCTTTTGTTTGAGGGCACTGTTTTCAGCTTTACATTGATTAGAGACAAGTATGAATTGTCATTTATTTTTGTGTGTGAACTCAATGTCTATTCCCCATAAAAAAGTATTTTCTGCAGTTTGCCcatttatttaaaatatatttgcaatattttgctttcatctGCTCTCATTGATGTCCGTCTTTGTATATTGAATAAACTTAGCACCTTATTTCATCATCTGAATTGTTTCTCAATGAGGTGATACCACAGCTCCAGTTTGAGGAATTATCCATTTTTTGCTGTTTTCTAATTCCTACACCAATGTTGGAATGTGAAACTTATTTCAACAAGTAAATGGATTATGGATTCACAGAAGGCTACAAAGCAAGTGTTGGTAAGTGGGATTAAcgtatatgaggggtgattgataagtacgtggcctaaggtagagggagtcaattttagaaaacctagcacgtttatttttcaatatagtcccctcctacatttacacacttagtccaacggTTGTGGAGCATTCAgatcttgaacctccagaaagtgtcaacattcggggtgattgataagttcatggcccaaagtagaaggagatgagttttacagctctcgttacgtgcacgtgcagttcaactcgttgagtgattatgcagaaagtttgaagttaatacctCATccgttaataactcatcaggggtgattaataagttcgtggcctaagttagaaggagatgagttattaacttcaaactttctgaataatcactcaaagagttgaactgcatgtgcatgtatcaagagctgtataactcatatcTTTCTACCTTTGCCCATTTGCAATTTTTCCCAATTTACGCCAGGTCATTTCTATCTTATCTGGTTGAAGTTAACTCTGTGTAAAACTTACATTGGCTAATATTCGCCATTTTCTCTTTTGAATGCAATATGGAATCTGATCATATTACTCCTTGAAGAATGTTTTGCTTTATTAACTTGTTAGCAATATTTGTCTCATTATTCATTGTTAAACCAAATATTGCCTGTCACTCTGTTTTTACAGAAAATTATGCTGAATGCCCAACACACCACTATTAGCTACTCAGCACATCCCAACACGCATGGAAGTTTAAGTCCCTAAATATAATGATTCCAACTTGCCATATGCCCCCGTACTTTCAACAGTAATACATCCTGCCACTTCAAACTTCTGCCAAGGGTCCAGATATATCTTGTATTTTTCTAGTTCTTACTTCCATCATTGTATGCTTAGCTCTCAATATATCTTCTTTTTTATTGACATTAAAGGTACCTTTAATGACCAaaatagtcattattcctctccattttcctttcctTGTTTCCCAGTTGTTTCCCAGGTCCTGACCTAGTTTTAGCTGTATCTAGATATCAGCTACAGAGCCACATAGTTAAATCTGTGCTAGtaattatttctgtttcttaCCATATACATGCTAAACCTGCTCTAGTATTTTCCCCTCACATATGCCTTACTTCTTCTTATTTAATTCCCTTAAAGAATCCCCTTACTGAAAGATGGGATTGTGCTCATGCAAAAGTCAGcgctgctgtctcacagctccagatGCCCAGCTTTGACTCTAACCTCATGTTTTTTCCATGAGTGTGTCTCtgtcagatgctctggtttcctcctacatcccaaacaTGTGTGGATAGATTATTTTGTTGCTTTACATGATCCCTTGATGTAGATTGATGGTAAAAGGAATCAAAGGTGAGTTGATGGGCATGTGCAAGAGAGGGTACTGTAAAGGGTTAATCTTGATGCTTGTTGAATGTCTCAGCACCACAGCAGCCTTGAATGTAACAGAGCTGGCTTTGATTTTGACTGTGGGAACAGCATGAAAGTTAGCTGAACACAGGGATGGAACTCAGCTAGAGCGATAACTGGTGATGAAAGGTTCTAATTCGGTGGTTTGAGATGGTGCTATGTTTTGGCCCACCTACTGCAACAATTCATATCAGTGTGAAGGGTATCAAGGGGCTTGGGCTAGTTCATCAAGGCCACTTTGGTGGGATGGTCATGAACCAGCGCTGTAGATCAGGAGGCCTGCTTCAATGACAGGGGCCCATGCATACCTGGATAGGTATTTTAATGATTGCTCTGGTCTGTCCTTATAAATGTAGTTTTGTAGTTTTAAGTAGATAATTGGTGTTGGGAGTTTTTGTCTCATCAAGTTCGATCTGAGAATCTATTGTTTTAACAAACAGAGTGATATAGAGAGGCTGTGAAAAGCAATTGAATTAATGGAATTACTCCTCTGGGAGccatcatgggccaaatggcctctcctGTGTCAAAAAATCCTCTTTCAGTTTTCCCCTTTTCTCCAGAGATTCAACCAAAATGTCATTGTCTACATGGCACTAATTGGCCAGTGCTTAATTCTCGCAACCTTTCTAATATTTATTCACAATAATTAGCTGCAAATCCATCCTGATCAGGAGCTTAACAAGATCCTCTTAGACCACATGATACCATGACTGCACAATGCTTACCATACATTTGCGATCGTCTATTCCAGATAAATCCTCAGGAAACTCCTTGCCAATATCGAATTCCATGATATAATTACGGAGGCTGCTGATGGTTTTAATGACCATGTGGTCTCCCTTATGAGTAATATCTTTGTCCGCTTTCAGCAACACTGCAATTTTCCTCAAAGCAATGTTAACATCTGTAGCCAAAGAAAACATTGTTTGTACTGAACCAGAGCAAGATGGCactctttatttttcttctttttttattCATAATGCAAGGTGAAAATTAGTTTAACATGAAAAGATTAATTAACACTTAATAAACATTCTCGTGTATTGTATTTTATCTGGTCTTAATGCAATCACATTCATTGACTGTACTGTATCTCTGGCCATCAGTGTAAAAATGACAGAAATATCCACTTCAGATAAATATCAGGATCTACGATCCAGCATTGCTATTAACTTAATGTTCTGCACTCCCTTAgagccatggagtcatagagtaataAAACATGGAAATGGGCCCTTCTGCCCAAATTGTTCTTGCCGATCATAGCATCCTCCCTGCTAACCCCAATGGCCCACATTCATCCCTTAACTCTCCAAGCCCCTCTCCTCCATGTACCTAAACAAAAggctcttaaatgttgtaattgtacctgcttcaaacacttcctctggcacctGTTCCAAGTTCTCACTGTCTTCTGGGTGAAGAGgttgcctctcaggatttttaagtctctcccctctcatttTGAATCTAGACATCTTTCCAATGCCTTTCCCCTGTCTTATATACAACCCTCCAGGGGTGTCCTCACCAACAACTTGTATAACtacaatataacatcccaactcctaaaaataatgccctgactgatgaagaccagcatgctgaaagctttctttacaCTCTGCCTTCGTGCACAGCTGCTTTCACCCAACTGTGCACTCGTACTACCAGGTTCCCCCCTACCACAACACTCATCAGTGTACCCTTCACTGTACGTCCGACTCTGGCTTTACtgtccaaaatacatcacctcactCTCACCcaagttgaaatccatttgccattcctcagcccaagTCCCTCACCAATCACAATCTCTTTGCAATTCATTGTAACCTGCCTCGCTATCAACAACATCCCTAATTTAGTAtcctcagcaaacttgctaattcACTTGCTAAATCCGAGTaaattcacatccaaatcatttacataaaaAGAGATCCCAACATTAACCTCTCTGTCACCCCACAAGTTACAGATTCCCAGTCACAGAATTGACGCTCAGTCATCAATCCCTGTTTCCTATCACCAAGCCGATTCTGAATCCAACTCCTGTGTTCAATTCGAATCCCATGCAGTCTAAATTTCCAGATCAGCCTGCTATgcgagaccttgtcaaaggccttacataTGCCCCATAGACAACATCTATCCCTTAGTTACTTCTCTGGAAATCTTCAACAGATTCATCAAATGTGGCTACCCATGGGCAAAACCGCGCTGATTATTTTGACCATCCAAATGACGGTAGATTTCATCCCCCAGAATTCCCCCCAATAAGTTACCTACACTTGGAATCAGGCTCACCAACATATAGTTCCCTGCCCTATCCTTGCTAcacttcttgaacaatggaagaCATAGCCACTTTCTAGTCTTCTGGAGCTTTGCTGGTGATTAATGATGAagcaaatctctctgcaagtgcctccacaatttcttccctGGCTCATGTGAGATATAGGCATAGACTTGTTTAGGGATGAGAGTGTGCCCACCTTAATGTCCTTCAATACTACCGATACCTCTTCCTTTCTAATATGCACATGATCTAAGATCTCGCTATCTGTTACACTCATTTATTTGGTATCTGAGTTAGTTTTCTTAATAAACAAAGAAGAGAAATAGACATTAGAAGTCTTAGCTATCTCCTGTGGCTCCATACATAGGTAACCCTGATGGCCCTTAGGAGGACCTGGTCTCTCCTTGGTCATCTTTTACTGATAATATAACTGAAGAACTGCTTGGAATTATCTTTAACCCTGCCCATCAAATCTATCTCACACCATTGTTTTCCTCTTGATTTACCTCATAAGCCTGATCTTAAATATTCTATATTTGTTGAGGGATTTATTGGTATCCAACTGCCTATATTCAATATATGCTTTCAATTTTTTACCTTACCAGAGCcttgatatctctcatcagccaGTGTTCATGAATTAACATTGTAATTTCACTACCTTGGCATGTTTTAAAACACTTTGCGAACAATGAAATATTTTTTAATTGGTTTACCAAAACTTTTATGAAATGCCATCAAAAACCTCCTTCTAAAAATGTAAACCTCACTTAAATTGGTAATTAGGAGCACTCACGTTATGAACAAGCTTACACACTATTGAAAAATTACAATGATTTCAAATGAATCATATTGTTAATTCTATAAGGATCAGTTTAATTTACCAAGTACAAGACTTCAAACTTCTGACTAAAATCCTTACCTAGTGCTTTCAGGTACTCCTCAAAATTCTCATTGGCTATCATTTTCCAGTATCCGCTGTAATCAATTGGCATCTCCAACTCTTTAGAAACAGACGGCGATTTAAGTTAGACTTCACTTTGCAGGTCCGTCTTCTCTGTGTTCAAAAACTTGCAGCAACTGTTGCCACTGACCTATATTAATTTGTTTAAGAATGAGAGCTGTTTGATCCGATTATTTGGAAAATGCTAGAATGAATGCTCAGAACAGGCTAAGAAATCTCTTTAGCtgaaatcagttgcatttattaaATATCTGTCTTTTATGGTCTTCAtattttaaaacaaactgagtacATACCTTGATTACCTACCCCCACTCCCCTTGAAAGCAGTAGGTTTTAAATGTTATTTAATTAAGAATTCCAGATGGTCTGCAAAATCATAAAAGTGTgacacaacaacaaaacaaaatgaGAGCCAATCGAAGATGTTTCTGTTGAGTTGGCAGGCTCTTCCATTTCACTGTCAACAAGTCTAATTTAAGTACATTAAGTATATTTCCTTTAATTTACATGTTAATTTCTGATTGTAATTTTCATGCAGAAAAAGGGGATTTGAACAATTTGTCCTCTTTACTCACAGTTTATGATTGTAAAGTTAACTAACCTGAAATGGAGCTCAGATTGTAAATTAGCAAATTGCAAAGTGTTGCCCAATTTGCATACTCTaatttataattttctttctaaaGTATGCAAATTATGGTAATATTATGGAAATAGGTTTTGCTTTGTTTAACTTATAAAGAgctttcattttaaaacttctCATCTACAGTACCTCGATACTATCAGACTGACGAAAAAAATATTGTCAAAGTTTTTTCCCTCTTAATAACTCAAGCCTCATTTGTTATATCTTGGCAAATCTTTACTGCATTCTTTGTCCATTGATCTTACTCAGAAGGCCCACAATGAACAAATTAACACAGAAATTAGAAGCAGTCACTCAAATCCTTGAGCTTGTCCTGCTTTTGAAATGGATCATAGATAATCAGTAATAATAACTACATGTATCCATAATCCTTAAAACCATTATGAAATTTTATTATTTCCAGTTTTAGTTTTCTCAACAGAACATTTTGCACCAATACAGCATTGCACACAATACGAATGAAGATACATatattgtgtttttaattattaGAGCTACAGATTGACATTGAGGGTAAATTTAATCagaacaggaaattatagaccagtgagtcttacttcagtggctggtaaattgatggagaagatcctcagaggcaggatttatgaacagtcagagaggtataatatgattaggaatagtcagcatggctttgtcaaaggcaggtcatgccttaagagcatgtttgaattttctgaggatgtgactaaacacattgatgaaggtagagcagtagatgtagtgtatatggatttcggcaaggcatttgatatggtacccatgcaaggcttattgagaaagtaaggaggaatgggatccaaggggacgttactttgttgatccagaactggcttgctcaagaaggcaaagtgtggttggagacatgtcatattctgcatggaggtcggtgactagtggtgtgtctcaggggtcTGTTCTTGGACCGctattcttcgtgatttttataaatgacctggatgaggaagtggagggattggttagtaagtttgctgatgacacaaagttcgggggtgttgtggatagtgtggaggactgtcagaagttacaatgggacattgataggatgcaaaattgggcagatggagttcaacccagataagtgtgaggtggtgcatttTAGTAGGTAAAATATATATGGccaaatacagtattaatggtaagagtcttggcagtttagaggatcagagggatcttggga contains these protein-coding regions:
- the rbp1.1 gene encoding retinol-binding protein 1.1, which codes for MPIDYSGYWKMIANENFEEYLKALDVNIALRKIAVLLKADKDITHKGDHMVIKTISSLRNYIMEFDIGKEFPEDLSGIDDRKCMTTVSWDGDRLVCVQKGEKEGRGWTHWIEGDELHLELRVEGVISKQVFKKVE